The following coding sequences are from one Prochlorococcus sp. MIT 0604 window:
- a CDS encoding DUF3153 domain-containing protein, whose amino-acid sequence MKNYEQVLEKVELALAKGEYHYCIEFLLPIIESFPLSSKEGVNLRTILITALCGINKRVEAKSFCKELLKSYDNKTRENAKYLMEVIDSPDIKKPENWNVQFESDPSLNRKSLNSLRKKREVLKKKKFINVTETPTGETKPFQKGFSLIIFLILLLLIPLLSGCVKIEDTLDLSELDSITNNLVIESKYIKKFPWQLKFEEKMKDIFPDAEIEQDESTFSLKHKNLNLEDTKQVLIITQNTAGELAGESTNIKINATQKNFIFFKKYFYRLDLDLNSIKGIDNLELIFKIIHPNKAILTDKNNSNLEITKNLIIWDLNQGQINSLEFSFWSLNKLLIGISIILIIIILAYLLRFYRFKLGSDLPQLPSK is encoded by the coding sequence ATGAAAAATTATGAGCAAGTTTTAGAAAAAGTAGAACTTGCTTTAGCTAAAGGGGAGTATCATTATTGTATTGAATTTCTTTTGCCCATAATCGAATCATTTCCTTTATCAAGCAAAGAGGGAGTAAATTTAAGAACAATCTTAATTACTGCTCTATGTGGTATCAATAAAAGGGTGGAGGCTAAAAGTTTTTGTAAAGAACTTCTAAAATCTTACGATAATAAGACGAGAGAAAATGCAAAATATTTGATGGAAGTTATAGACTCTCCTGACATTAAAAAGCCAGAAAATTGGAACGTACAGTTTGAAAGCGACCCATCACTCAATAGAAAATCTCTTAACTCACTGCGCAAAAAAAGAGAAGTATTGAAGAAAAAAAAATTTATTAATGTAACAGAGACACCAACTGGTGAAACAAAACCCTTTCAGAAAGGCTTTTCACTGATCATTTTTTTAATACTATTATTATTAATTCCACTTTTAAGTGGCTGCGTAAAAATTGAGGATACTCTTGATCTTAGTGAACTTGATTCAATAACTAATAATTTAGTGATAGAGAGTAAATACATAAAGAAATTTCCTTGGCAATTAAAATTTGAAGAGAAGATGAAAGATATTTTTCCTGACGCAGAAATTGAACAAGACGAATCAACCTTTTCTTTGAAACATAAAAATCTCAATTTAGAGGATACAAAGCAAGTTCTTATAATCACCCAAAATACAGCTGGAGAGTTAGCGGGAGAATCAACAAATATAAAAATTAATGCTACTCAAAAAAACTTCATTTTTTTTAAAAAATACTTTTACAGGTTAGATTTGGATCTAAATTCTATTAAAGGCATTGATAATTTAGAACTTATTTTCAAAATTATTCACCCTAATAAAGCTATCCTTACCGATAAAAATAATTCAAATTTAGAAATCACAAAAAATCTAATAATTTGGGATTTAAATCAAGGGCAGATAAATAGTCTTGAATTTTCTTTCTGGAGCCTCAACAAACTCTTGATTGGGATATCTATTATTTTAATAATTATAATATTGGCTTATTTATTAAGATTCTATAGATTTAAATTAGGTTCAGATTTACCTCAACTTCCATCAAAGTAA
- the argB gene encoding acetylglutamate kinase, whose product MNDSQRVSILSEALPYIQSFSGRKIVIKYGGSVMENDNLKNAFFRDIALLSTVGVCPIVIHGGGPEINNWLKKLEISPKFENGLRITDQKTMEIVEMVLMGRVNKQIVKGINKTGSLAVGISGLDGNLIQSRELGDGSHGLVGEVTKINPEILDPLISKGYIPIISSIGSTLEGISHNINADFVAGEIAAAINAEKLILLTDTQGILKEKDNKNSLVEKTNLKEARDFIDKRIVTEGMIPKTECCIRALAQGVKAAHIIDGRIEHSLLLEIFTNSGIGTMIVA is encoded by the coding sequence ATGAATGATTCTCAAAGAGTATCAATATTAAGCGAAGCACTCCCATATATACAAAGTTTCTCAGGTAGAAAAATTGTTATCAAGTATGGTGGTTCTGTTATGGAAAATGATAATTTAAAAAATGCTTTTTTTAGAGACATCGCACTTTTATCAACCGTTGGGGTTTGTCCGATAGTAATTCATGGAGGTGGGCCAGAGATTAATAATTGGTTAAAGAAATTAGAAATATCTCCTAAATTCGAAAATGGATTAAGAATTACTGATCAAAAAACAATGGAAATTGTCGAGATGGTTCTAATGGGTAGAGTTAACAAACAAATTGTAAAAGGGATTAATAAAACTGGGTCATTAGCTGTGGGGATATCAGGTCTTGATGGCAACTTAATTCAATCTAGAGAACTAGGAGATGGTAGCCATGGGTTGGTGGGAGAGGTTACAAAAATCAATCCTGAAATATTAGATCCTCTTATTTCTAAAGGATACATCCCAATTATTTCTAGCATTGGATCAACCTTAGAGGGAATTTCCCATAACATTAATGCGGATTTTGTTGCTGGAGAAATTGCTGCTGCAATAAATGCAGAAAAACTTATTCTTCTTACTGATACTCAAGGGATTTTAAAAGAAAAAGATAACAAAAATAGTCTTGTTGAAAAAACTAATCTCAAAGAGGCAAGGGATTTTATTGATAAAAGAATTGTGACTGAAGGTATGATTCCAAAGACAGAATGCTGTATAAGAGCTTTAGCCCAAGGAGTCAAAGCAGCTCACATAATTGATGGAAGAATAGAACATTCATTACTTCTTGAGATTTTTACAAATTCAGGAATAGGTACAATGATAGTCGCCTAA
- a CDS encoding DUF2854 domain-containing protein, with product MKKYLSPGNLIVTAGGILAFIGMTAYFTDSVNLSVPTFFYGVPIFLIGLGLKTSEIPPVELFDKTNFATNKFNRPKELTALVKDVTRWRYGIKAHLESSLESLNLWDEDNPPQLKEIEEITKEEKNGLRMRFELNAVPLEKWLEKQERLNRFFVKGLESEFIIDDNKKEFDFILFY from the coding sequence ATGAAGAAATACTTATCGCCTGGAAACTTAATCGTAACCGCTGGGGGTATATTAGCTTTTATTGGGATGACTGCTTATTTTACAGACTCAGTAAATTTAAGTGTACCTACTTTTTTTTATGGAGTACCTATTTTCCTAATTGGATTAGGCTTAAAGACTTCCGAAATACCTCCTGTAGAATTGTTTGACAAGACAAATTTTGCGACAAATAAATTTAATCGACCAAAAGAATTAACAGCACTAGTTAAAGATGTTACAAGATGGAGGTATGGGATAAAAGCTCATCTTGAATCCTCATTAGAATCTTTAAATTTATGGGACGAGGATAACCCCCCTCAATTAAAAGAAATAGAAGAAATTACAAAGGAAGAAAAAAATGGTCTCAGAATGCGTTTCGAATTAAACGCTGTTCCTCTAGAAAAATGGCTTGAAAAACAAGAAAGATTAAACAGGTTTTTCGTCAAAGGTCTTGAATCAGAATTTATTATCGACGATAATAAAAAAGAATTTGATTTTATTCTCTTTTATTGA
- a CDS encoding single-stranded DNA-binding protein, whose amino-acid sequence MNHCLIQAVINSAPQMRYTKENQTPIAEMIVNFKGLRSEDPTRDLKIIGWGNIAQEMVDELKEGQNIVIEGRLKMNSVTRKDGTKEKQPELTASKIHQISQVDVLNSDQKEKNESFENKETTKKSSWDSSPLVPEVDEIPF is encoded by the coding sequence ATGAATCATTGTTTAATTCAGGCGGTAATTAATAGCGCTCCCCAAATGAGGTATACCAAAGAGAACCAAACTCCAATTGCAGAAATGATTGTTAATTTTAAAGGATTACGTAGTGAAGATCCAACAAGAGATCTCAAGATCATAGGGTGGGGAAATATTGCCCAAGAAATGGTAGATGAACTAAAGGAGGGGCAAAATATTGTAATTGAGGGACGTCTAAAGATGAATTCTGTAACTAGAAAAGACGGAACAAAAGAAAAGCAACCAGAACTAACAGCTTCAAAGATTCATCAAATATCGCAAGTTGACGTTTTAAATTCTGATCAAAAAGAAAAAAATGAGTCATTTGAAAATAAAGAAACCACCAAAAAATCTAGTTGGGATAGTTCACCTTTAGTACCTGAAGTTGACGAAATACCTTTTTAA
- the cobK gene encoding precorrin-6A reductase yields MQNQEKCHENVWILSGTSDGPIIANMLLELNYSVFASVLTYKAGQAYIENPKLHIITGILKNKDEIINFIKKNKIKCVVDATHPFAVIISKNLNNACKEINIPLLLFERKSLINNTNNIFYIEDLKDIDNVDLENKNILLAIGSRFLNDTANYYMNCKANVFTRVLPTYESITKAFGSCIENSNIAILEPSKNNESILEKKLCDFWEIDYVLCRDSGSYSQKNWESIVFGSKMKLFLVKRPKVKNDYSYSFNQYHNLINHIIKTNIDI; encoded by the coding sequence ATGCAGAATCAAGAAAAATGCCACGAAAATGTTTGGATCCTATCAGGAACTTCGGATGGACCCATAATAGCTAATATGCTTCTTGAACTTAATTATTCAGTTTTTGCAAGTGTTTTAACTTATAAAGCAGGGCAAGCTTATATTGAAAATCCAAAGTTACATATCATTACGGGTATATTAAAAAATAAAGATGAAATAATTAATTTCATAAAAAAGAATAAAATCAAATGCGTTGTCGATGCTACTCATCCGTTTGCTGTGATAATTTCTAAAAATCTTAATAATGCATGTAAAGAAATAAATATACCTCTTTTACTATTTGAGAGGAAATCTCTAATAAATAACACTAATAATATTTTTTATATTGAAGATTTAAAGGATATAGATAATGTTGATCTAGAAAATAAAAATATTCTTCTGGCAATAGGATCAAGATTCCTTAACGATACAGCTAATTATTATATGAATTGTAAAGCAAATGTATTTACAAGGGTACTACCAACTTATGAGAGTATAACTAAAGCTTTTGGATCATGTATCGAAAATTCAAATATAGCGATTCTAGAACCGAGTAAAAATAATGAAAGTATTTTAGAAAAAAAACTTTGTGATTTTTGGGAGATAGATTATGTTCTATGCAGAGATTCTGGAAGTTATTCTCAGAAAAACTGGGAGAGTATAGTTTTTGGAAGTAAAATGAAGTTATTTTTGGTTAAAAGGCCTAAAGTTAAAAATGATTATTCTTACTCTTTTAATCAATATCACAATTTGATAAATCACATAATTAAAACAAATATTGATATTTAA
- the cutA gene encoding divalent-cation tolerance protein CutA: MEVLVMITTESSRTNALRIGKLLIQNKLAACVSIKQIFSIYEWDDNIEENKEFEITIKSKPEFKDYLIEFLNKISTYDVPQIIYKKYYSEMKYFDWINKNI, translated from the coding sequence ATGGAAGTATTAGTTATGATCACAACTGAATCAAGTAGAACAAATGCTTTGCGAATCGGGAAATTACTAATACAAAATAAGCTCGCAGCTTGTGTTTCGATAAAGCAAATTTTTTCAATTTATGAGTGGGATGATAATATTGAAGAAAATAAGGAGTTTGAAATTACAATAAAAAGTAAACCAGAATTTAAAGATTATTTAATTGAGTTCTTAAATAAAATTTCTACATATGATGTCCCACAAATTATTTACAAAAAATACTATTCTGAAATGAAATATTTTGATTGGATCAACAAGAATATTTGA
- a CDS encoding adenosine kinase — protein sequence MKESFRHVEHNRKVDLIGLGNAIVDIIVNIEDEFLEINNLDKGSMNLINSDESYRLLENCKVIKQISGGSSANTVVCLAELGNHVQFVGRVKNDKFGNFFSDDIKKSKTIFNTPATIEGASTAHSIILITPDAQRTMCTYLGASVEFEPKDIDFSLIKESKYLYLEGYLWDSELAKNAFLKAAQIAKQSNTKIILSLSDSFCVDRHRESFLELIDNYVDIVFCNESEVLSLFKKDKLVNCQGDLSSLCELVVVTLGSNGSLIINKNATEVIKSITKGKIIDTTGAGDIFAGGFIHGLIKNYSLKKCGEIGSICAGQIITQLGSRSNMDFRELIREV from the coding sequence ATGAAGGAATCCTTTAGACATGTTGAACATAATAGGAAGGTTGATCTCATTGGTCTGGGCAACGCAATAGTAGATATTATTGTGAATATCGAAGATGAGTTTCTTGAAATAAATAACCTGGATAAAGGATCAATGAATCTCATTAATTCTGATGAATCATATAGATTGTTAGAAAATTGCAAAGTAATCAAACAAATATCAGGTGGGTCCTCAGCAAATACCGTTGTTTGTTTAGCAGAATTAGGTAATCATGTGCAGTTTGTTGGAAGGGTGAAAAATGATAAATTTGGGAATTTCTTTTCTGACGATATAAAAAAAAGTAAAACCATATTTAATACTCCAGCAACTATTGAAGGCGCTTCAACAGCTCATTCAATAATTTTGATTACCCCTGATGCACAAAGAACTATGTGCACTTACCTTGGAGCATCTGTAGAGTTTGAACCAAAAGACATAGATTTTAGTTTAATCAAAGAAAGTAAATACTTGTATTTAGAAGGATATTTATGGGACAGCGAATTAGCCAAAAATGCTTTTCTTAAAGCAGCTCAAATTGCAAAACAATCTAATACAAAAATAATTCTTTCATTGTCTGATTCATTTTGTGTAGATAGACACCGAGAGAGTTTCTTGGAATTAATTGATAATTATGTAGATATAGTTTTTTGTAATGAATCCGAGGTTTTAAGTTTATTTAAAAAGGATAAATTAGTAAATTGCCAAGGAGACTTGTCTTCCTTGTGTGAATTAGTCGTAGTAACTTTAGGTAGCAATGGTTCTCTCATAATTAACAAAAATGCTACCGAAGTAATTAAATCAATTACGAAAGGGAAGATTATTGATACAACAGGAGCGGGAGATATTTTTGCAGGAGGATTTATTCATGGATTAATAAAAAATTATTCCCTTAAAAAATGCGGAGAGATAGGTTCAATTTGTGCTGGGCAAATAATTACACAATTAGGATCTAGATCCAATATGGATTTTAGAGAGTTAATAAGAGAAGTTTAA
- a CDS encoding adenylosuccinate synthase: protein MANVVVIGAQWGDEGKGKITDLLSRSADVVVRYQGGVNAGHTIVVDDKVLKLHLIPSGILYKNTSCLIGSGTVVDPKILLKEIDMLIENGIDISGLKISSTSHVTMPYHRILDEAMEADRGSNKIGTTGRGIGPTYADKSQRNGIRIRDLLNKERLSDVIKIPLREKNGLLEKIYGIKPLKLEDIVEEYLDYGERLSKHVVDCTRTIHAASKNKKNILFEGAQGTLLDLDHGTYPFVTSSNPISGGACIGAGVGPTLIDRVIGVAKAYTTRVGEGPFPTELQGSINDQLCDRGSEFGTTTGRRRRCGWFDGVIGKYAVSVNGLDCLAVTKLDVLDELDEIQVCIAYDLNGEEIDYFPTNSDDLKKCKPIFKKLKGWQCSTADCRKLSDLPENAMNYLRFLAELMEVPIAIVSLGANRDQTIVIEDPIHGPKRALLR from the coding sequence TTGGCCAATGTTGTTGTAATCGGAGCCCAATGGGGTGACGAAGGAAAAGGTAAAATAACGGATTTACTTAGTCGTTCGGCAGATGTTGTCGTACGCTACCAAGGGGGAGTAAATGCAGGTCATACTATAGTTGTAGATGATAAAGTCTTAAAATTACATTTAATTCCCTCAGGGATACTTTATAAAAATACTTCTTGTCTAATTGGGTCGGGAACTGTTGTAGATCCAAAAATCTTGCTTAAAGAAATTGACATGTTAATTGAAAATGGAATTGATATCTCAGGATTAAAAATTTCATCAACATCACATGTAACAATGCCCTACCACCGAATATTAGATGAAGCAATGGAGGCTGATAGAGGTTCAAACAAAATAGGGACAACAGGTCGTGGGATTGGTCCAACATATGCCGATAAGTCTCAAAGAAATGGCATTAGAATAAGAGACTTACTCAATAAGGAACGCTTAAGTGATGTGATCAAAATTCCATTAAGAGAAAAAAACGGTCTACTAGAAAAAATCTATGGCATTAAACCACTTAAATTAGAAGATATTGTTGAAGAATATCTTGACTATGGGGAAAGATTATCAAAGCATGTTGTTGACTGCACGAGGACTATACATGCAGCCTCAAAAAACAAAAAGAATATTCTTTTCGAAGGGGCTCAAGGTACTCTACTTGACTTAGATCATGGGACTTATCCCTTCGTTACCTCATCAAACCCTATATCAGGAGGGGCATGTATTGGAGCTGGAGTTGGTCCCACTTTAATTGATAGAGTCATAGGTGTCGCAAAAGCCTACACCACAAGAGTAGGTGAGGGGCCATTCCCAACAGAATTGCAAGGGAGTATTAATGATCAACTCTGTGATAGAGGTAGTGAATTTGGAACCACTACTGGAAGGAGGAGGAGATGTGGGTGGTTTGATGGAGTTATAGGTAAATATGCTGTTTCTGTAAATGGTCTTGATTGTCTAGCCGTTACTAAACTAGATGTGTTAGATGAATTAGATGAGATTCAAGTTTGTATTGCATATGATCTCAATGGAGAGGAGATAGACTACTTTCCTACAAATTCAGATGACTTAAAAAAATGTAAGCCAATCTTTAAAAAATTAAAAGGTTGGCAATGTTCAACTGCAGATTGCAGAAAACTATCTGATCTCCCAGAGAATGCTATGAACTATCTCAGATTTTTAGCTGAATTAATGGAGGTTCCAATTGCCATTGTCTCTTTAGGAGCAAATAGAGATCAAACTATAGTAATTGAAGACCCAATTCATGGTCCTAAAAGAGCACTTCTAAGGTAA
- the psb27 gene encoding photosystem II protein Psb27, with the protein MSLKCTSKLFFKNITKAISFSISLIVVFTLFSSPSIAAKTSMTGDYTKDTISVVKTLQIAVDTPKDSPNKDEVRSEALTLITDYISRYRNRGMVNKTQSFTTMQTALNAMAGHYKNFASRPLPDKLKERLTKEFSLAEKMVLRES; encoded by the coding sequence ATGTCACTGAAATGTACATCAAAATTATTTTTTAAAAATATTACCAAAGCTATATCTTTTTCAATATCCTTAATTGTTGTTTTTACACTATTTAGTTCCCCTTCCATAGCTGCAAAAACTTCTATGACAGGTGACTACACAAAAGATACAATTTCAGTGGTTAAAACATTACAAATAGCTGTTGATACACCAAAAGATTCTCCAAATAAAGATGAAGTAAGAAGTGAGGCTCTTACACTTATAACTGACTATATTTCAAGATACAGAAATAGAGGGATGGTGAATAAAACACAATCATTTACCACCATGCAAACAGCATTAAATGCTATGGCAGGTCATTACAAAAACTTTGCAAGTAGACCTTTACCAGATAAACTTAAGGAGCGGTTAACCAAAGAATTTTCTCTTGCTGAAAAAATGGTTTTAAGAGAAAGTTGA
- a CDS encoding proline--tRNA ligase: MRVTTSFPLGTLRDTPSEAEIISHQLLLKAGYIRRVNSGIYAYMPLMLRVIEKISAIIERELNSIGCTKLLLPQLHPADLWKKSERWEGYTAGEGIMFNLKDRQGKEFGLAPTHEEVITSIASETINSYKQLPQCFYQIQTKFRDEIRPRFGLMRSREFIMKDGYSFHSSENDLASFYEKVGNAYENIFKSCGLQTVGVEADSGAIGGASSKEFMVTADAGEDSILFTQSGSYAANIEKAVSLPSQAIPIKNDIAEWLETPQQKTILEVCDNNNLDPSQIIKVVIFLAQFEGEFEAPILACIRGDQHINEVKLFNLINKLHNFNLLNLKKIEDKNTIEKNLVNFPLGFIGPDLDNKTIKASSNWDKKWTRIIDYSASSLSKFISGGNKVNFHRFFQEFSFASNDYLIGDIRNAKRGDKISINDNEELEEKKGIEIGHIFQLGQKYSEKLNAKFSDKDGQLKNLWMGCYGIGITRIAQAAIEQNHDQKGICWPIQISPFEVIIIPTNLKDPIQSDLTEQIYNNFLINKIDVLLDDRNDRAGVKFKDAELIGIPFQIIIGRDSVNKEVELLCRTNNNKFKISTDKLLETFISESEIMYNKKS, encoded by the coding sequence ATGCGCGTGACAACCTCATTTCCTCTGGGGACACTTCGTGACACTCCTTCTGAAGCTGAAATCATTTCACATCAATTACTTTTAAAAGCTGGATATATTCGCAGAGTTAACAGCGGTATTTATGCATACATGCCATTAATGCTTAGAGTTATTGAAAAAATATCCGCAATAATAGAGAGAGAACTTAATAGTATTGGTTGTACAAAATTACTTTTACCCCAACTTCATCCTGCAGATTTATGGAAAAAAAGTGAGAGGTGGGAAGGATATACAGCAGGGGAAGGAATTATGTTTAATCTTAAAGATAGACAAGGTAAAGAATTTGGTTTAGCTCCAACTCACGAAGAAGTGATAACGAGTATTGCATCAGAGACCATCAACTCATATAAGCAATTACCTCAATGTTTTTATCAAATACAGACAAAATTTAGAGATGAAATAAGGCCAAGGTTTGGATTGATGAGAAGTAGAGAATTTATAATGAAAGATGGTTATTCTTTTCATTCTTCAGAAAACGATCTGGCTTCTTTCTATGAAAAGGTGGGAAATGCTTATGAAAATATTTTTAAATCTTGTGGTCTACAGACAGTAGGGGTTGAAGCTGATAGTGGAGCGATTGGCGGCGCCTCCTCCAAAGAATTCATGGTTACTGCTGATGCTGGGGAAGATTCCATTTTGTTTACTCAAAGTGGTTCTTATGCTGCAAATATTGAAAAAGCTGTTTCTCTACCCTCTCAAGCTATTCCAATAAAAAATGATATTGCAGAGTGGTTGGAGACACCTCAACAAAAAACAATCCTAGAGGTTTGCGATAATAATAATTTAGACCCTAGTCAGATTATTAAAGTAGTAATATTCCTTGCGCAGTTCGAAGGTGAATTTGAGGCCCCAATTCTTGCATGCATAAGAGGCGATCAACACATTAATGAAGTAAAGCTTTTTAACTTAATCAATAAACTACATAATTTCAATCTCCTCAATCTTAAAAAGATTGAAGACAAAAATACCATCGAAAAAAATCTAGTTAATTTTCCCCTAGGTTTTATTGGGCCAGATTTAGATAATAAAACTATTAAAGCTAGTTCTAATTGGGATAAAAAATGGACTAGAATAATTGACTATTCTGCAAGTAGCCTCTCAAAATTTATAAGTGGAGGGAACAAAGTTAATTTCCACAGATTTTTTCAAGAGTTTTCTTTTGCCTCAAATGATTATCTAATTGGGGATATCAGGAATGCCAAAAGAGGGGATAAAATAAGTATTAATGATAATGAGGAACTTGAAGAAAAAAAAGGTATCGAGATTGGACATATTTTCCAACTAGGTCAAAAATATAGTGAAAAATTAAATGCAAAGTTTTCTGATAAGGATGGGCAGTTAAAGAATTTATGGATGGGTTGTTATGGAATTGGAATTACAAGAATAGCTCAAGCTGCTATTGAACAGAATCATGATCAAAAGGGGATTTGTTGGCCTATCCAGATTTCTCCTTTTGAAGTTATTATCATTCCAACAAACCTAAAAGATCCTATTCAAAGTGACCTTACAGAGCAAATATATAACAACTTTTTAATTAATAAAATTGATGTCCTTCTTGATGATAGAAACGATAGAGCTGGAGTGAAATTTAAAGATGCGGAATTAATTGGTATTCCTTTTCAGATAATTATTGGCAGAGATTCTGTTAATAAAGAAGTAGAACTTTTATGCAGAACAAATAATAATAAGTTTAAAATTAGTACTGATAAATTGTTGGAAACATTTATTTCCGAATCAGAAATAATGTACAATAAAAAGTCTTAA
- a CDS encoding inorganic diphosphatase, translated as MDLSSIPPSPMKGIVNIIVEIPAGSRNKYEYCSDAGMMALDRVLHSSVRYPFDYGFIPNTLADDGAPLDAMVIMDEPTFAGCLIKARPIGVLDMHDCGAYDGKLLCVPMANPRQANIVSINQIAPNQLEDVAEFFRTSKGLDGRTVQIDGWRDFDVVENLLKSCIPLKKKNFKVIKKSKISKLN; from the coding sequence ATGGACCTTAGTTCAATACCTCCATCTCCAATGAAGGGAATAGTAAATATCATTGTTGAAATACCTGCAGGTAGTAGGAATAAATATGAATATTGCTCTGATGCTGGAATGATGGCCTTAGACAGAGTATTGCATTCTTCAGTGAGGTACCCTTTTGATTATGGTTTTATCCCAAATACTCTCGCTGATGATGGAGCTCCACTTGATGCAATGGTAATAATGGATGAACCTACTTTTGCTGGTTGTCTAATAAAAGCTAGACCTATTGGAGTTTTGGATATGCATGATTGTGGTGCATATGATGGAAAACTTCTATGTGTTCCTATGGCTAATCCTAGGCAGGCTAATATAGTGAGTATCAATCAAATTGCACCTAATCAGTTGGAGGATGTTGCTGAATTTTTCAGAACAAGTAAAGGACTTGATGGAAGAACAGTTCAAATTGATGGTTGGAGGGATTTTGATGTGGTCGAAAATTTGTTGAAAAGTTGTATACCCCTTAAAAAGAAAAACTTTAAAGTAATTAAGAAATCAAAAATTAGTAAATTAAATTGA
- a CDS encoding Spx/MgsR family RNA polymerase-binding regulatory protein: MKKIIFYSYLKCTTCRKAAKWLESKDLAFQLIDIVKEPPHVNYLNLALEQYSDDKKRIFNTRGKAYKTLNLDICGLSREEIIQLLLSDGKLIKRPFLIYEGKKVILGFNEIEFAKQFI, encoded by the coding sequence TTGAAAAAAATAATTTTTTACAGTTATTTAAAATGCACTACTTGCCGAAAAGCTGCAAAGTGGCTTGAAAGTAAAGATTTAGCATTCCAATTAATTGATATTGTAAAAGAACCGCCACATGTTAATTATTTAAATCTAGCCTTAGAACAATACTCTGATGATAAGAAAAGAATTTTTAATACAAGAGGTAAAGCCTATAAAACACTTAATCTTGACATTTGTGGTTTATCAAGGGAAGAAATTATTCAACTTCTTTTAAGTGATGGCAAATTAATAAAAAGACCTTTTTTGATTTACGAAGGGAAAAAAGTGATATTAGGTTTTAACGAAATTGAATTTGCCAAGCAATTTATATAA
- the lepB gene encoding signal peptidase I yields MSASIKRFLKEWGLLILLTFFVSSCRSFFAEPRYIPSGSMLPELQINDRLIIEKFSLRNSLPKRGDIVVFNSPYSFDQKLISERSKALPKKRYCFFMSFPPMSFIPGLRDQACDAYIKRVVALPGEIVSVNTKGEVIINNKLIPEPYVSYKCSLSLFNRCGKFENIKVPEDHFLVLGDNRSNSWDGRYWPGSKFLHKKEIIGKAFFRFWPLSQVGFFNK; encoded by the coding sequence ATGTCTGCTTCAATAAAAAGATTTTTAAAAGAATGGGGATTATTAATTCTATTAACTTTTTTTGTTTCCTCTTGTAGATCATTTTTCGCAGAACCACGTTATATCCCTTCTGGTTCAATGCTTCCAGAATTACAAATAAACGATAGGCTAATTATTGAAAAATTTTCGCTAAGAAACTCTTTACCAAAAAGAGGAGATATTGTTGTGTTTAACTCCCCTTACTCTTTTGACCAAAAATTAATTTCAGAAAGATCAAAGGCTTTACCAAAAAAAAGATATTGTTTTTTTATGAGTTTTCCTCCAATGTCGTTTATTCCTGGTTTGAGAGATCAAGCTTGTGACGCATATATTAAAAGAGTGGTGGCACTGCCAGGCGAAATTGTCAGTGTAAACACTAAGGGTGAAGTAATAATAAATAATAAATTAATTCCTGAACCTTATGTTTCTTATAAGTGCTCATTATCCCTCTTTAATAGATGTGGTAAATTTGAAAACATAAAAGTTCCAGAAGATCATTTTTTAGTTTTGGGAGATAATAGGTCAAATAGTTGGGATGGGAGATATTGGCCTGGAAGTAAATTTCTTCATAAAAAGGAGATAATTGGTAAAGCATTTTTCAGATTTTGGCCTCTTAGTCAAGTTGGCTTTTTTAATAAATAA